One part of the Pristis pectinata isolate sPriPec2 chromosome 15, sPriPec2.1.pri, whole genome shotgun sequence genome encodes these proteins:
- the LOC127578596 gene encoding LOW QUALITY PROTEIN: coiled-coil-helix-coiled-coil-helix domain-containing protein 2-like (The sequence of the model RefSeq protein was modified relative to this genomic sequence to represent the inferred CDS: deleted 1 base in 1 codon), translating into MPRGSRSRASRPALSRAPLSTNPPPAAVAPTPVQPWQPGLMAQMASTAAGVAVGSVVDYLMRSALTGALGGSGSEPARADITYQEPSMAASPAQPQAQDNRPCQFEMRQCLECAQNQHDLTLCDGFNEVLKQCRSVHGIY; encoded by the exons ATGCCCCGGGGAAGCCGCAGCCGAGCGAGCCGCCCTGCTCTTTCTCGAGCCCCTCTCTCCACTAACCCTCCTCCAGCTGCTGTTGCACCTACACCTGTCCAGCCCTGGCAGCCCGGCCTGATGGCACAGATGGCATCCACAGCAGCAGGAGTGGCAGTCGGCTCGGTGGTGGACTATTTGATGAGGAGTGCACTGACCGGGGCCTTG GGTGGAAGTGGCTCAGAGCCAGCCCGGGCAGATATCACCTACCAGGAGCCCTCGATGGCAGCCTCTCCAGCCCAACCTCAAGCCCAGGACAACAGACCCTGCCAGTTTGAAATGAGACAGTGTCTGGAGTGTGCCCAGAACCAGCATGATCTAACACTCTGCGACGGTTTCAATGAAGTGCTGAAGCAATGTCGGTCTGTGCATGGTATATACTGA